TACAACGAATCAAGAAGACAATGGAATCTAAAAAAGATGACTCCGATTGAATATCGAAGCCATCTTATAGCTGCCTAAAAAGCAGCCGGTCTTTTATTAAACTGTCCGAAATTTAGGGCGCAGTTCACTTTGCTCACGGTTTTTCAGTATTAGGTGTTTAGTTTTAATTTTAATTTGTCTAGCATGTCGATTGTCATTTCATCTAGGTTATACTGAGCTTTGAAGCCCCATTCTTTGATTGCGGCTGATGGGTCGATGGCGTCTGGCCAGCTGTCGGCGATTGCTTGGCGGATTGGATCGACTTCATACGCGATTTCGAAATCTGGAAGTTGTTTTTTTATGGATGCTGCGATTTCAGAGGGTTCAAAGCTCATCGCTGTGACATTAAATGCGTTACGGTGAACAAGTTTCGTTGGGTCTGCTTCTAGTAAATCGACAATTGCTTGAAGGGCGTCGGGCATGTACATCATGTCCATATAAGTTCCTTCGGCGATGTATGATGTATACTTTCCTTCTTCAAGTGCTTTATAATAAATATCGACCGCGTAATCGGTTGTTCCTCCGCCTGGTTTGGCAACGTTGGAAATTAACCCAGGGAATCTGACGCCTCGGGTATCCAGTCCGTATTTATTGAAATAATAATCACAGAGCAACTCCCCCGCTACTTTGTTTACACCGTACATTGTTGTTGGGCGTTGCAAGGTTTCTTGTGGAGTACCTTTTTTCGGTGTTGTCGGACCGAATGCGCCAATCGAGCTTGGTGTGAAGAACTGCAGATTTAATGCACGGGAGACTTCGAGCGCATTCATGAGCCCGCCCATATTTAAGTTCCATGCGAGCATCGGATTTTCTTCTGCTTTTGCAGATAAAAGAGCGGCCATATGCATCATGGTGTCAGCTCCGAAATCATTTGCGAGTTTGTGCATTTTCTTGGCGTCAGTAACGTCTAGGATTACAAATGGGCCTTCAACGGCTGCGTCTGAGTTTGGATGACGAATGTCTGTTGCTAATACATTATCCACACCGTATTCAGATCGAAGCTTCGTAATTAGCTCGGAACCTATTTGGCCTAGCGCTCCAGTGACAATTATTTTCTTCAAATTTATTACCCCTTTCGTTCGCGGTCATTTGTATTTTTGGAAAGGACACTGTAAATATTTACTTAGTAAAACATGCGCGTGATAACTTTTCTTCATTATAAAATGTTCATGCAGAAAAGACAACATTATTTACCTATTAGTTCTGGTATACTAAAAGAAAACTCGAGGTGTGGAGAATTGTCCAAAAAACCATCTATTTTTTCTAAAGTTTTTCGTTTTATTATTATTCTTACCGTAGTCGCCCTACTTTCATTCGTCTTAATTTCCTACGGCGTTCCAAAGTCGCTTATATTTGTGTTGATTATTATTTCTTACCTCATATTTACTGCGTTTTGGCCGGCGCATATGATTTATAAATCCAAATCGATTAAAGCAATTGGCCGTTATGTACGCAATAACCATAAACGACCTATTTT
This DNA window, taken from Sporosarcina sp. 6E9, encodes the following:
- a CDS encoding IS3 family transposase, which gives rise to YNESRRQWNLKKMTPIEYRSHLIAA
- a CDS encoding L-threonine 3-dehydrogenase, with amino-acid sequence MKKIIVTGALGQIGSELITKLRSEYGVDNVLATDIRHPNSDAAVEGPFVILDVTDAKKMHKLANDFGADTMMHMAALLSAKAEENPMLAWNLNMGGLMNALEVSRALNLQFFTPSSIGAFGPTTPKKGTPQETLQRPTTMYGVNKVAGELLCDYYFNKYGLDTRGVRFPGLISNVAKPGGGTTDYAVDIYYKALEEGKYTSYIAEGTYMDMMYMPDALQAIVDLLEADPTKLVHRNAFNVTAMSFEPSEIAASIKKQLPDFEIAYEVDPIRQAIADSWPDAIDPSAAIKEWGFKAQYNLDEMTIDMLDKLKLKLNT